Below is a window of Anaerobacillus alkaliphilus DNA.
AGTGGCTCGAAGTATAACTTATCTGAAATACTAAAGTCAGTTGAGACTGTTTCAGGATTGTTATTAATAATAATCGCTTCATATCCAGCTTCTTTAATAGCTAATACTGTATGAACCGTTGCATAGTCAAACTCGATCCCTTGACCAATGCGAATTGGTCCTGAGCCTAAAACGACAATGCTCTTTTTATCGGTAATGATTGACTCATTTTCATCTTCATATGTGCCGTAAAAATAAGGCGTGAACGATTCAAATTCAGCAGCACATGTATCTACCATTTTGTATACTGGAATGATCCCTTTCTCATAACGGAAGTCATAGACTTCTCTTTCCGTTGTATTCCAGAATTTGGCGATGGCATCATCAGAAAAACCAAGCTCTTTTCCTTCCACTAATACTTCTTCATTAAATGGTGCATCTTTAAGTGTCGCTTCAAATTGAATAATTCCTTGGATTTTATTTAGGAAGAAACGATCAATCTTTGTTAATTCCCAAAGTTGCTCAACTGAATAACCACGACGGAATGCTTCTGCTACGATAAATAAACGTTCATCGTCTGCTTTATGCAAGCGATGGTCCATTTCTTCTTTTGTTAATGCTTCAAGCTTATCAATCTGAAGATGTAGTACATTAGCTTCTAATGAACGCACAGCTTTTAGTAGTGACTCTTCTAGGTTCCTACCGATCGCCATGACTTCTCCAGTTGCTTTCATTTGCGTTCCTAATGTACGATTAGCTGCTTCGAACTTATCAAACGGCCAACGTGGGATCTTTGAAACAACATAATCCAAGGCTGGTTCGAAGCTTGCATACGTCGTTTTTGTAATAGGGTTCATAATTTCATCTAGTGCATAGCCAGCCGCTATTTTAGCAGCTATTTTGGCAATTGGATACCCTGTTGCTTTTGATGCTAATGCTGACGAACGACTAACACGAGGATTAACCTCAATAATATAATATTGGTAGCTATCAGGATCTAAGGCAAACTGTACGTTACAACCACCTTCTATTCCTAAAGCTCGAATGATTTTTAATGAAGAGTTACGTAGCATTTGATACTCACGGTCTGACAATGTTTGGCTAGGTGCAACTACGATAGAGTCACCTGTATGAATTCCTACTGGATCAATATTTTCCATATTACAAACAACGATTGCTTGATCTTTACCGTCGCGCATCACTTCATATTCTACTTCTTTGAATCCAGCGATACTTTTTTCAATTAGACATTGTGTAACAGGACTATACTTTAAGCCACTTGTAACAATTTCAATTAAATCCTCTTCATTATAAACTAGTCCTCCACCCGTTCCGCCAAGAGTGTAAGCTGGACGAACAATAATTGGATATCCAATTTCCTCTACGAATTTATAGGCTTCTTCTAGCGTATGGATAATCGCACTTGCTGGGACTGGTTCATTTAAATCGTTCATTAACGTTCGGAATAAATCACGATCCTCTGCTTGCTCAATTGAATGTAGTTTTGTTCCTAGAAGTTCAACATTATACTCTTTAAGAATTCCTGACTTTTCTAACTCGACTGCCATATTTAATCCTGTTTGTCCACCAAGTGTCGGTAACAATCCATCAGGACGCTCTTGTCTAATAATACGACTTACAAATTCAAAGGTAATAGGTTCAATATAAACTTTATCAGCCATTGATGTATCAGTCATAATTGTAGCTGGATTTGAATTAATAAGAATAACCTCATACCCTTCTTCCTTTAACGCCTGGCAAGCTTGTGTCCCTGCATAATCAAACTCCGCTGCCTGACCAATAACAATTGGTCCTGAACCTATTACTAAAATCTTCTTAATATCTTCACGTCTTGGCATGGTGTTACCTCCTAGCTACGGCTTTAGATTCAATATTGTTTTGCATTAGTTCCATAAATCGTTCAAATAAATCGTTTGCATCCTCTGGTCCTGGTGAAGCTTCTGGGTGATATTGTACACTGAATGCTGGATAATCTAAATGTTCCATTCCTTCAACCGTTCCATCGTTTACAGCAACATGGGTTACCTCTAATCTTGTATTTCCAACTGTTTCAGGTTCTACTGTAAACCCGTGGTTTTGTGCAGTTATAGCAATTTTTCCTGTCTTTAATTCTTTCACAGGATGGTTAGACCCACGGTGGCCAAATTTTAATTTTGTTGTTTTTGCACCACATGCTAGTGCTAATAGTTGGTGGCCTAGACAGATACCAAAAATCGGTACTTTTCCTAGTAATTCGTTAATCATAGTAACCGCTTCTGGAACATCTACTGGGTCCCCAGGGCCATTACTTAACATAATTCCATCTGGATTAAAACGTAAAATTTGTTCACTTGTTGCATTGTAAGGAACGACAACAACATCACAGTTTCGATTATTTAATTCTCTTAGAATTCCTTTTTTCATCCCAAAGTCCACTAAGACTACGCGGTACCCTCTTCCTGGACTAGCATAAGACTCTTTTGTTGAAACATGAGCAACTTGATCACGTGGTAAAACTAACTTATTTAGTTCATCGACGACTGCATCAACATCCACGTCCATACCGCATATTCTTCCACGAAGTGTTCCAACATTTCGGATCATTCTAGTTAACTTTCTTGTATCAATGCCTTCTAACCCTGGAATATTTAGAGCTTTTAATAGTTCGTCAATTGACTCTTCATTTCTCCAGTTGCTAGGAAATTTTGCTGCTTCTTTGACAATTAATCCGTTTATTGAAGGAGAAATAGACTCAAAATCATCTCGGTTAATTCCGTAATTTCCAATCAAAGGATATGTTAGTGTAACGATTTGTGCACAATAAGATGGATCTGATAAAATCTCCTGATATCCTGTCATCCCTGTATTAAAAACAACTTCTCCTGACATTTCTCTTGTACTACCGAATCCCTTTCCAACAAAAACTTCACCGTTTTCTAAAATTAATTGACGTTTCATTGTTATTCCTCCCTTTTCCAAGCAACTTCACCGTTGACAATTGTCATTACTGGCCAACCTTTACACTCCCAATTTGCAAATGGGGTATTTTTCCCTTTTGATAAGAAGCTTTCTGGATCAATTTTTTCAGTATGCTCAAGGTCTACAATAGTAATATCGGCCTTTGCTCCAACATGTAACGTTCCATACGGAAGCCCAAACACTTCGCATGGTTTCTTTGCTAAGTTGTCTACTAAATCTTTCAATGAGATAATCCCTGTTTCAACAAAATGTGTATAGAGTAATGGAAATGCCGTTTCTAGGCCAACGATCCCAAATGGTGCCAATTCTATAGACTCACTTTTTTCTGCCTCAGAATGTGGCGCATGATCTGTCGCGATGAAGTCAATCGTACCATCTAGTAAGCCTTCAATTAATGCCTTCTTATCCTCAATTCCCCTTAACGGTGGGTTCATTTTATAGTTTGTATCTAACCCTGGAATATCCTGATCTGAGAGCAACAAGTGATGTGGCGTTACTTCAGCCGTTACCCGTATACCAGCTCTTTTTGCATCACGAACAACACGGACAGACTCTTTTGTACTAATGTGACAGACATGATAGTGTGCTCCTGCAGCTTCTGCTAATAAAACATCTCTTGCAATGTGTACAGCTTCGCAAACTGAAGGTATTCCATTTAATCCCATTTTTTTAGAGAATTCACCTTCATGTACTGAGCCTTTATTAATTAGTGTATTTTCTTCACAATGGGCAACAATTGCTTTATTAATCGACGCGGCTTCCTTCATTGCTTGAAGCATCATACTTGCATCTTGAACTCCCACACCGTCATCCGTAAATGCGAATGCACCAGCGTTTGCTAACTCTTTAAAATTTGTCATTTCTTTTCCAAGTTCACGAATTGTAATAGAAGCATACGGTAATACTCGAACATTTCCTGTTTCTAAAATTCTTTGATTTAACCACTCAATTTGTTCCTTCGTGTCAGGTACAGGACGAGTATTAGGCATAGCAGCAATTGTCGTGTAGCCTCCACGCGCTGCAGCCATTGTTCCTGTCGCAATCGTTTCTTTATACTCCCCACCTGGCTCTCGCAAGTGCACATGTAGATCAACAAACCCTGGAAAAATCGCCTTGGCATTTAAATCGATAACCTCATGTGCTTCTACGGAAATTTCTGTTTCTACCGCTGTAATCAGATCTTTATCAATTAAGATGTCCACCTTTTGTAATGTTCCATCCTCACCTAAAATTCTTCCGTTTTTTAATAGCTTAGCCAATTGAAACTACCTCCCCTTTTTGTTGTAAAGCACGTTTAAGTACTGCTTGTCTCACCGCTACCCCATTTGTCATTTGTTTAAAAATACGGGATCGTTCACATTCAACTAAAGAATCTGCTATTTCAACATCCCGATTAATAGGTGCAGGATGCATAATAATACTTTGTTTTTTCATCATTGCTTCTCTTTCTATCGTTAAGCCAAATAACTGATGATACTCTTCTTTTGATGAAATCATTTTAAAAGCATGTCTCTCGTGTTGAATACGGAGCATCATCATCACATCTGCCTGTTTAACTGCTTCATCCATTGGTAAGTAATTCCCCCCTACCATCGCATCATCCATCCATTGTTCCGGCCCTGAGAAATAAACATTTGCCCCAAGTCGCTTTAACACATCAGCATTCGATCTTGCCACACGACTATGACGAATATCCCCAACAATTACTACATTTAATCCTTGGAAAATAACAAATTCCTGCTGTATCGTAAGTAAGTCAAGTAAACATTGAGTGGGATGGTGGCCACAACCGTCGCCTCCATTTATTATCGGAATAGAAATTCCACCTACAAGCTCATCGAAATAGTGATCTTTGGGATGCCTGATAACAACTGCATTGGCACCAATTGCCTCTAAAGTTTTTACAGTATCGTACAATGTTTCTCCCTTTTGAACACTTGAGGAATGAGTTTCAAAGTTCAGAACATGAAGACCGAGTTTTTTCTCTGCTACTTCAAAAGAAAATTTTGTTCTCGTACTTGGTTCAAAGAATAGATTTGCAACAAACTTATCAGTCGCTGGCACCCAAGCTTTTCCTTCTAAAAACTGTTGAGCCTCATGTAAGATATCAAGAATTTCTTCATTATCGAGCTCTGTGATCGTTAATAAATGTTTCATACCAAATTCCCCTTTCATACCTCTCACGAATAAATCAGGATCATTTTATATTGCTCAAACCAAACATATTTAATAAAAAACACCCTTATAAATTCTTATAAGGGTGCAATAAAGAGAGGAATGGGCATCTCTACCACCACTCGGCTTTATTTGATAACACCCTTATAAGTCTCTCGTACTTAATTAAAGGGATGACGCTATGAAATTGCTGATGTTTTGCTTTCCGTTACTTCTTCATTAAACATCTTGTTTACATCAATTTTTTCTCTACCAGGTAAAACTAAGTTAAGAAAAATTCCAATGATTGTCGCTAAAGCCATACCAGCAATAGAAAAACCTGATACCTGGATAAACGCACCACCAATACCGATCACAAGAATTACTGACGAGATAATTAAGTTGCGTTTTTTGCCAAGATCAATTTTATTGTCAATTAGCATTCTTAAACCAGAAGAAGCGATAATACCGAACAGTAGAATTGACACCCCACCCATAACTGCAGTTGGGATCGTAGAGATTAACGCAGAGATCTTACCGACAAATCCAAAAGTGACTGCTAAAATAGCTGCTCCGCCGATAACGAAGACACTGTATACTCTTGTTAAAGCTACGACACCGATATTCTCACCATAAGTCGTATTTGGTGGTCCACCAATCATAGCAGCGATCATCGTTGCGACTCCGTCACCTAGTAACGAACGGTGTAAACCAGGCTTTTTAATGAAGTTCTTCCCTACTACTTTACTTAACACCATTTGATCACCCATGTGCTCAGCAATCGTAACCACTGCGATTGGAACCATAATTGCCATGATCTGCCATGAGAACTGAGGTGTGTAATTTACAAACATGAACATAAAGTCAGGAGCTTGGAACCAAGAAGCTTCCTTCACTGGAGTCATATCAACCATTCCAAGTAAGAAGGCAAATGTATAGCCTCCAACAATCCCGAATAAGATAGGAATTAGTCCGAAAAATCCTTTAAAGAACATTGATGATATGATTGTAATCCCTAATGTAACTAGTGCTACTAAGAAGAAAGTTGGAACGTATACCTTTGGATCAACTGTTAAATCATACATTGCCATATCAATGGCTACACCTGCTAATCCTAAACCGATAACCATAATAACTGGGCCAACAACGATTGGCGGCAAAAGATTCATTAACCAATTAATCCCACTTACTTTAATTGCAAGTGCTACGCCCCCGTAAACTAATCCTGCAACAAAACTTCCGATCATTGCCCCTTCTGGTCCGCCTAATGTAGTCGCTGCTATAATTGGGGCAATGAAAGCAAACGAAGAACCTAAGTAAGCAGGTACTTGACCTCTTGTAATTAATAAGTATGCTAATGTTCCTAGACCACTCGAGACTAAGGCTACTGCTGGACTCAATCCAACAAGGTAAGGAACTAAGATTGTTGCTCCGAACATTGCAAATAAATGCTGTAAGCTTAGGATTAACCACTTATCTGCTTTTGGTATTTCTCTGATTCCTACTTCTTTTTGACTATTCATATTTCTTCCTCCTCTAAGATAACTTCATACAAAAAACCTCTTTGTTTTTTCAAAGAGGTATGTTCATCCAGCTAAATTTGCCCATTGCAAATTTAAGTTAGAGGAGTATACCCCTTGTCAGCCTCACAGGACTGCTTTAAAGGGAGGTTTTTTGTTCAATTGTCACTTCATCTACGCCGTCAACTTCTGTTAACTTTGCAACGATAATTTCATTTTTAGATGTTGGTACATTTTTACCGACGTAGTCAGGTCTAATTGGTAATTCACGATGACCACGATCGATTAACACTGCTAATTGAATTTGTTCTGGACGCCCAATATCCATCAAAGCGTCTAATGCAGCCCTTACAGTTCTACCTGTATATAAAACATCATCGATCAAGATTACTTTTTTTTCGTTTACATTAAAAGGGACCGATGCGCCATTTAATAATGGCTCCTTATTTCCCTCTTTATGAGATAAATCATCACGGTATAAAGTGATATCAATTTCGCCTACGTTGACGCGAGAGCCTTCTATTTCTTCAATACGTTTAGCAAGCCTATTTGCTATATAGATCCCTCTTGTTTTTATCCCTACTAGGACACAATCATCAATACCTTTATTTCGTTCAATAATTTCATGGGCAATTCTAGTCAGTGCTCTTCTTACAGCTTGTTCATCTAAGAGAACAGTAGCCTTTGACACGGTATTTCCACCTTTCATATAGAGAATTTTTCTTAGTTTTCCCTAATAAAAAAACCTCTCACCCATTGATGAGAGGTTTTCTGTGTACACGTAATAAACAGACATAGATATACTATCTGTACGTTTTCACAATTCCTTCTCAGCCTCACGGGACTGTAGTTAAAGGGAACACTATATTCTTGTCTACTTCATTATGTCAGGTTTTAAAATCTATGTCAACGAGAACTTTTTCGAATTTCGTCGAGTAAGTAATTAAAATCATCAGGAACATCTCGTTCAAAAGTTAGTCTCTCACCCGTTACTGGGTGTGTAAACCCTAATACAGCTGCGTGTAGTGCTTGGCCTTCAATTGGTAACTTAAGTGTTCGTGGAGGTCCATACTTTGGATCACCAGCTAATGGGTGTCCAATATATTTCATGTGAACACGAATTTGATGTGTACGGCCTGTTTCAAGCCGACATTCTACCAAAGTAAATTCCTTTAAACGCTCTAAAACGGTAAAATGAGTTACTGCATCACGACTATTATCATCTGTAACAGTCATACTTTGTCGGTCTTGCTTATCTCGTCCAATCGGTGCATCAATTGTCCCATGATCATGGGCAATCACACCATGGGCAATTCCTTTATAAATCCGTGTTGTTGTTTTATCTTTTAATTGGTTTACCAATGACTCATGTGATTTATCATTCTTAGCTACCATCAATAGGCCTGATGTATCTTTATCAATACGATGAACGATACCAGGACGTAAGACCCCGTTAATACCAGATAAATCCTTGCAATGTGCCATTAACCCATTAACTAATGTACCAGTCAAATGACCAGGTGCTGGATGCACAACCATCCCACGTGGTTTGTTCACAACCAGAACGTGTTCATCCTCATAAACAATATCCAGATCCATTTCCTCTGGTTCGGCATCAAGCAATTGTGGTTCAGGAACATGTAAAACCACGTGATCATTCATTTGACACTTGTAATTGCTCTTAACGTTATTTCCATTAACAGTAAGATTCCCTTCTTTCATCCACTGTTGTACCTGAGTTCGTGACCAATCGTTTTCTTGCGATGAAAGCCATTTATCTAGACGTTCATTTTGTGCTTCTTCATTTATAATCCATTCAAAAGTTTCCATTATTTTTTCTCCCTTGTCTTTCCTTCTTCTAAAAGTATTTGTAATATTAATACCCCTACCCCAATAACTAATGCCATATCTGCTACGTTAAAAATTGCAAAATCATATGTGAATATATAAACATCAATGAAGTCAACAACTTCTCCACGGAATAGACGGTCAATAAAGTTACCTAATGCCCCACCTAAAACAAGACCTAATGAAATTCCTAAAAGCTTACTTTCCCTCGTATGTTTGTTTATGTAATAAACAACAAAAGCAACTACAAATAGAGTGACGATAAAAAATAACCACATCTGTCCTTGCAAAATTCCAAACGCTGCTCCTTTGTTACGATGTGAAGTAAGATAAAGTAAATTTTCAATAATGGGTATTTGTTGATGAAGTGACATTTGTGTAATAACAAGCCACTTTGTTACCTGATCTAAAACAAGTACAATTAGTGCTAATATGTAATATCTCACCTATAGTTCCTCCGCTTCCCTTATGTTCATCTCTTAAGCATTTTAGCACAGCTGTAAGTTTTGAACAATCTTGGGGTAGCAGACTAACGACAAAATGAATAAAAGCTAACAATTAAGATAGAAGGGGATAACCCCTTCTATTCATTTTCATCGCTATCTTCAAGGTGGCGATCTAATTGATCCATATAGTGATCGTAGTGGACATTCCGTTGAAAATCAACACTGTCATCACCTTTATAACCTTCAATGTCCGTAGAAGCGATGGCTTCAACTTCTTCTACATAACCAATTAACTCTTGCTGAATTATACTCGAGTCCTCAAACACCATGGAATTATCATTAAATGTGGCTACAGACTGCCAGGCATCTTCAGCATCAAATTCAGTTTCTCGGTCATTGTCATCAAAAACAAACTCGTCAAAGCCTTTTAAAACATCTTCTTCAACAGGTCGTTCTCTTGCAATTTCTTTTTCCTTACTAAACTCAATCGTTGTTCTCGCTGTTGGTAGTGCTTGTAAACGTTCGAATGGAATTTCATTCCCTGATACTTCACAAATTCCATACGTACCTTTTTCCATTCTATCCAATGCAGCCAAAACATCTTCATATTCTTGATGAATATGTTCAAATAGAGCTAGGTCCTTTTCTCTTTCAAACTGAGCTGTACCAATATCCGCTGGATGGTTATCATAAACCGATAGTTCCCCTATAGAGAAGGATAGTGACTTATTAAGGCCATAGCGGTCTAGTTCTCGGATTCTTTCCTCTAGACGGTCTTTTTCAGTGATTAATTGCTGCTTTATCATATCATATTTACCCATCTTACGAACCTCCTTTGGAAAAGATGGTTTCAATTGTAGTTTATCCTTACAATAAAAGCTTAGCCGAAACAAGATTTGCTAAATGAATGTAAAAAAAGCAAAACTAGGCTTACTGCCTTGTTTTGCTTTCTTTTTTTAATAATGATTTTTCACTACATCTGCACAACTTAAGCAAAGTGTCGGGTGTGCCTCGTCTTGGCCTACTGTTTCAGTAACAACCCAACAGCGTTCGCATGTCTCACCCGCTGCTTTTTCTACAACTATGGCTAATGTTTCAAATCGTTGGGCTTCAGTCGGCGCTACTTCAAAATCACCAGCAACTACAGCTTTAGAAACGATGAATAGCTTTTCTAGTTCACCAATTGATGTAAGCAATTCTTTTACATCTTTGTTTGGATATAATTTAATTCCTGCTGTTAGTGACTTACCAATAATTTTTTGATTTCTCGCCGTTTCTAGTGCCTTTAAAACATCATCACGTAATTCTAACACCTGATCCCATTTAGCTTCAATCACTTCATTATAAACAGATGTGTTCTCCTCAGGCATATCTGTTAATTGTACACTTTCGGTTTCTACATCCGGAATAAATGGCCAAACCTCATCTGCTGTATGCGGAAGAATTGGCGTTACAAGCTTTGTTAAAGAAACTAATACTTCATACATGACTGTTTGAATTGATCGTCTGCTAGGATCATTCTTATGTTGGATATATAACGTATCTTTGGCTATATCCATGTAGAAAGAACTTAATTCAATAGAGCAGAAATTATGAATTTTATTATAAACACCTGCAAACTGATACAGGTCATAATTTCCTTTCACTTCTTTAATTAATTTATTTAACTTTATTAAGACATAGCGATCTAATTCAGGTAAATTCTCTAAGCTTACACGGTCTGTTGCCGGATTAAAATCATGAAGATTTCCTAATAAGAATCGGAACGTGTTACGAATTTTACGATAAACTTCCGCAACTTGTTTTAAAATATCATCAGAGACACGAACATCTGCTTGATAGTCAACTGACGCTACCCATAAGCGAAGAATATCTGCACCAAGCTGCTTCATTACATCATTTGGTACCACAACGTTCCCTAAAGATTTACTCATTTTTCTACCTTCACCATCTAAGACAAAACCATGGCTTAATACACCTTTATATGGGGCTTTCCCTGAGACTGCAACTGAAGTCGATAAAGAAGAGTTAAACCAACCACGATATTGGTCAGAACCTTCAAGATAAAGATCAGCAGGACGTTCTAGGTCATCACGTTCAACTAAAACTGATTGATGAGATGATCCTGAGTCAAACCAAACATCCATAATGTCAGTTTCTTTCGTAAACTGGCCATTAGGACTTTGTTGCGAAGTAAATCCTTCTGGTAATAACTGCTTAGCGTCCCATTCAAACCAGATATTTGATCCATGTTCTCTAAATAAATTCGAAACGTGATCAATTGTTTCATCTGTGATAATTGGCTCATTATCTTCCCCGTAAAAGACCGGAATCGGTACACCCCAAGCGCGCTGTCTTGAAATACACCAGTCACCACGATCACGAACCATGTTGTAAAGTCTCGTTTCTCCCCAAGCAGGCACCCACTCAACTTCTTTAATAGAAGTTAATAGTTCCTCACGGAAGTCTTTAATCGAAGCGAACCATTGAGCAGTAGCTCTAAAAATAACGGGTTTTTTCGTTCTCCAATCATGTGGATAAGAGTGCGTCATAAATGCAAGTTTTAGTAAAGCTCCTACTTCAGTTAACTTCTCTGTGATCGGCTTGTTCGCTTCATCGTAAAACAATCCTTCAAATCCAGGTGCCTCACTTGTAAAGCAACCCTTGTCATCAACCGGACATAACACTTCAAGGTTATATTTTTGGCCAACGATAAAGTCATCTTCCCCATGACCGGGAGCAGTGTGAACACAACCTGTACCGGCATCTAAAGTAACGTGGTCACCTAAAATAACTAATGATTCACGGTCGTAGAAAGGATGTATTGCCGTTACGAATTCAAGTTCAGCACCTTTTACTTTATTTACAACTTCATAATTTTCCCATTCAAATACTTTTACCAAGTTTTCTAACAGCCCAGAAGCAACTACGTATTTCTCATCATTCACTTTTACAACTGAGTATTCTAATTCAGGATGTAAACAAATGGCTAAATTTGCTGGGATCGTCCATGGAGTTGTTGTCCAAATAACAATTTTTTCGTCACCTTGTAAAACATTTTTCCCATCTTTAACTTTGAAACCAACATAAATAGAAGGGGAACGTTTATCTTGATACTCAATTTCAGCTTCAGCAAGAGCAGATTCTGATGATGGAGACCAATAAACAGGCTTTTTACCTTTGTAAATATAGCCTTTTTTCGCCATATCGCCGAATACTTTAATTTGCTGAGCTTCGTATGATTTATGAAGAGTAATATAAGGGTTTTCCCAGTCACCTCGAACACCTAAACGCTTGAATTGCTCTCGTTGACGATCAACTTGATCAAGGGCATATTCTTCACAAAGTTTTCTGAATTCAGCAACTGTTAGCTCTTTACGTTTTACTTTCCCATTTTTAGTAAGAGCTGTTTCGATTGGTAATCCGTGAGTATCCCAACCAGGTACGTAAGGTGCTTGAAAACCAGCCATTGATTTATAGCGTACAATGAAATCTTTTAAAATTTTATTTAAGGCGTGGCCTATATGAATATCTCCATTCGCATAAGGTGGTCCATCGTGTAATACATATAAAGGTAGACCCTTTGTTCTTTCTTGAACCTTTTTGTAGATATTCAATTCATTCCACTTTTCTTGGATTTGTGGTTCACGATTCGGTAAATTCCCACGCATCGGAAATTCCGTTTTAGGCATTAGTAATGTGTCTTTGTAATCCATAATTTTATCCTCCA
It encodes the following:
- a CDS encoding TraR/DksA C4-type zinc finger protein, giving the protein MGKYDMIKQQLITEKDRLEERIRELDRYGLNKSLSFSIGELSVYDNHPADIGTAQFEREKDLALFEHIHQEYEDVLAALDRMEKGTYGICEVSGNEIPFERLQALPTARTTIEFSKEKEIARERPVEEDVLKGFDEFVFDDNDRETEFDAEDAWQSVATFNDNSMVFEDSSIIQQELIGYVEEVEAIASTDIEGYKGDDSVDFQRNVHYDHYMDQLDRHLEDSDENE
- the lspA gene encoding signal peptidase II; the protein is MRYYILALIVLVLDQVTKWLVITQMSLHQQIPIIENLLYLTSHRNKGAAFGILQGQMWLFFIVTLFVVAFVVYYINKHTRESKLLGISLGLVLGGALGNFIDRLFRGEVVDFIDVYIFTYDFAIFNVADMALVIGVGVLILQILLEEGKTREKK
- a CDS encoding RluA family pseudouridine synthase → METFEWIINEEAQNERLDKWLSSQENDWSRTQVQQWMKEGNLTVNGNNVKSNYKCQMNDHVVLHVPEPQLLDAEPEEMDLDIVYEDEHVLVVNKPRGMVVHPAPGHLTGTLVNGLMAHCKDLSGINGVLRPGIVHRIDKDTSGLLMVAKNDKSHESLVNQLKDKTTTRIYKGIAHGVIAHDHGTIDAPIGRDKQDRQSMTVTDDNSRDAVTHFTVLERLKEFTLVECRLETGRTHQIRVHMKYIGHPLAGDPKYGPPRTLKLPIEGQALHAAVLGFTHPVTGERLTFERDVPDDFNYLLDEIRKSSR
- the ileS gene encoding isoleucine--tRNA ligase, with the translated sequence MDYKDTLLMPKTEFPMRGNLPNREPQIQEKWNELNIYKKVQERTKGLPLYVLHDGPPYANGDIHIGHALNKILKDFIVRYKSMAGFQAPYVPGWDTHGLPIETALTKNGKVKRKELTVAEFRKLCEEYALDQVDRQREQFKRLGVRGDWENPYITLHKSYEAQQIKVFGDMAKKGYIYKGKKPVYWSPSSESALAEAEIEYQDKRSPSIYVGFKVKDGKNVLQGDEKIVIWTTTPWTIPANLAICLHPELEYSVVKVNDEKYVVASGLLENLVKVFEWENYEVVNKVKGAELEFVTAIHPFYDRESLVILGDHVTLDAGTGCVHTAPGHGEDDFIVGQKYNLEVLCPVDDKGCFTSEAPGFEGLFYDEANKPITEKLTEVGALLKLAFMTHSYPHDWRTKKPVIFRATAQWFASIKDFREELLTSIKEVEWVPAWGETRLYNMVRDRGDWCISRQRAWGVPIPVFYGEDNEPIITDETIDHVSNLFREHGSNIWFEWDAKQLLPEGFTSQQSPNGQFTKETDIMDVWFDSGSSHQSVLVERDDLERPADLYLEGSDQYRGWFNSSLSTSVAVSGKAPYKGVLSHGFVLDGEGRKMSKSLGNVVVPNDVMKQLGADILRLWVASVDYQADVRVSDDILKQVAEVYRKIRNTFRFLLGNLHDFNPATDRVSLENLPELDRYVLIKLNKLIKEVKGNYDLYQFAGVYNKIHNFCSIELSSFYMDIAKDTLYIQHKNDPSRRSIQTVMYEVLVSLTKLVTPILPHTADEVWPFIPDVETESVQLTDMPEENTSVYNEVIEAKWDQVLELRDDVLKALETARNQKIIGKSLTAGIKLYPNKDVKELLTSIGELEKLFIVSKAVVAGDFEVAPTEAQRFETLAIVVEKAAGETCERCWVVTETVGQDEAHPTLCLSCADVVKNHY